A stretch of DNA from Malus sylvestris chromosome 9, drMalSylv7.2, whole genome shotgun sequence:
CTCAGGTTCTGATTGGGCTGCTGATCTCAATACTAGAAGGTCAGTGATAGGTTTGTAGTTTTTCTAGGAAATAATCTTATTTCATGGCAATCTAGGAAGCAAAACAGTATTGAGGCTGAATACAAGGCTCTAGCTCACACTGCTGCTGACATAACTTGGGCTAGAAACATTATGAAAGAATTGTGTGTTGTTCTGTCCAATTCAACAATAATTCACTGTCAACATGCTTGCTATAGTTTTGCATGAAAAATCTAGTTTTGCATTCAAGAATCAAGCATTTTGTCACAGACTATCACTTTGTGGGAGAAAAAGTTCAACAAGGAGATTTGGAAGTAATCTACATTCCAACAAATGATCAAACTGCTGATGTGTTAACCAAGGGTCTTCACAGTCCTTCCTGTGTTAGACATTGTTAAAATCTCAAGCTTGGGAATCCCAGCTGAGATTGAGGAGGGTGTTGAACATAGTTGACTAATGCCACATCATTAGACACATCTCAAAAGTCTGTTAAGATGGTTAAAGGTTGTTAAAAAGAGTCTGTTAGGTGGCTTACGAGCTAATAAACTTGTCTTCGATATATAACATGTATTGAGTCAGTTTGTAAACACGTGATTGAAATAAGCAAAGATCAAATTCTAATTTATCTGTCTCTTTCTACAGCTTTTATGTTCATCgttgttcaattttttctttcatttctgcATATCTGATATTTGTTATCAGCTAGAACTGTCCAGCAGTTTAAACaactttataaaataaaataaaaagaagacaAGATTTAAGGTCATATCTGTGTATACATATACTACATATATATGCTTCTACAACCTTCATATGCAGCACCAAATAATATATGCTACAGGATCTCTTGAGGATGTTTGTCATAGAATTAACTTAAAACTCGCCGTACAGCCTGTAAAATGCGATGAAGAAGATCTCCATCGGTCAAGGTTTAACTGGATCCAAGTTCTAAGTAAAATATTGTAGACGAAAAGGTATTAGACGAACCATAATTAAGGGAAATCCAAATAACTAAATGTCTTAAAATAGTATGAACATTTATTGCTCAAAGTCCATTATTTTTGTTCCATAGACAAATAACTTCATAATAATGAAGGAAATACAGAAAGGATCAGCTTCGAATATCTATGTAATGGACGATAACTACGATCAGATTTCTTCAGTACTTCTTGAGGAAACTTTTGAACCAGTGTGCTGAGAGTTTGGGGTACCTTTTTCGGTTGTCGTTGTAATCTACATAATTGATCCCAAACCGAACAGTGTATCCCGAATTCCATTCAAAATTATCCAATAACGACCATGCAAAGTATCCCTTCACATTGACACCATCCCTACATAAAATGGAAGCGAAAATTAAAATGCATTGAAGGCGTCAatatagttttcttttttttccccgAAACAAAGTGTATAGTAAACCTTaatattaattagttaaaaagaACTTACTTGATTGCTCTGTGAAGGTAATATATGTGGTGATAGTAGTAATAAACTCGTTGGGTGTCATTAAGGGCTTCTACAAGTGATAATTTGGGATCATTGAACTCATCAACACCTACAATGTGTATGTAGTTTCAAATATAGGTTTTATAGAACTTCATTGTATTTCACCATATGCATTCGAAACATTGGTTATGCAATCGATTAGGCTTAAACAAGTCATTACCATTCTCAGTAATGTAAATGAGTGGATCATGATACTTCTCCTTCGTGTAGAGTAAAAGGTCTTGAATTCCTCTTGGATAAACGTATAGCCAATCTGAAGCAGCCTGTTACTCATTTGATGATAATTGAGCTTATTGAGAaaaatttgatgctaaaatcaCAAGGAGTTCAAGCTAACAATCTGATGTTACCTTTGGACCGATGGGGACTCCATTTTTCTCAGCTGCACAATGCATATGGTTAATTATCAGAGTGTAATTATTCCAATTAAGTGAATTAAATTGCTAGaaagttttttaatttgtactcacGAGATTGATTAGAGCGAGCATCTGTTAAATAGCTTGCGTTTACAGAATTGTTTGAAGGTGCATAACTTGCATAGTAAGCGGTATAGTAATTTAAtccaagaaaatcaaatgaccCCTTTAGCAACTTGGATTGTTCTTTCGTAAACTTTGGTAATCGGCTTCCTACAAGAGACCGCATGCTGTGTGGATAGTCGCCACTCGTCAATGGTTCCATAAACCTACAGAAACATGgaaattgcaagcatgaactTGTTGGCCAGTGAATAATACATATccgaaaataaacatttaattgaGTTAATCGATATACTTACCATCCAAACATAAAATCCAAAGATCTCAACGCAGCGTTTTTTTGGTGCTTTGCGTCAGAAACCGGAACAAACCAAAGTGACGCCAGTGTTATTGATATCAAGCCTTTTTGAGATGCCTGTACATGTTCATGCAGGTTTGATTGAGCAAGTAAAAGCCACAATCTATGTCTATCTCACTAATAAATTACTTGATCGTGTATTATCACTTAGTATTAGTGAGTCAGATCGAAGTTTTCAACTACAACCCAATATTCTGACCAAAAATAATACCTGATATTTATCCTTGTATACTTTTACAGCAGCTGCATGAGCAAGGAGTTGGTGGTGTGCCACCAAGTATGGTTCAGTAGCCGAATTTCCACCAGTGCAGTTTAGTTGCTGCCAAGCAGAACATCGTCCTGGTGCTAAAAATCCGCTAGCATAACCACCGTTGCTATAGGTCCATGGCTCATTCAACGTGATCCAATGTTTTACGCGGTCGCCAAATTCATTGTAACAAAGTTTTGCATAGTCTCGAAAATGTTGTCTGCAatctagaaaaattaaaattaaatgcaTTCTGATTTTGAAGCCCATATATCCTATTAGTTCGCATTCAATTAAAGAGATCATTTTGTGGAAGTTAAAAGTCGTTCACTCACACAATTTTAGGGCTTAAGAAACCGCCGTATTCATCTTCTAAAGCTTGaggaagatcaaaatgaaaaagtgTCACAAATGGCTTTACACCTAGAGTGTAACAAGTAAAAGCATAAACTTCGATTAGATTATGTTTATGAGTGCATATTGTTCATGAATATGCTCTGTAATAATGTTCTTTATTCAAATAAAtggaatataattttttttttaatcaatacCTTTGGTTCTGGTTCCTGATTGACTAAAATCTTACACTAAAACTTTATTAATTTCAATACCTTGATTGAAGGAGAAAATTTAAAGTTCAGtattaattaagaaatttaataacaaaaatacGATCTCCGTCCTAAAATCAGGCAAAGATTAATACCAAATAGGATTCTTATTTTTCTCCTCAAATTTGAATTGTGTGAAATgtgatcaaattttttattttatcaaaataaaaatgttttatttttaattttaaatattagtaCATTTTGAATTAAAAAGTGAATAAGATTTACATTAAGAAAACATTTTACGTAAAacaattggtacattttacatctGTATAACAATGTGGTgcatttgtcaaaaaaaaaaaaacatggtacattaatgaaaatgggtgcattacaaataaattatgggtacaaataaaagataaaaaaatatgggtacaaataaaagataaaaaaatatgggtacaaataaaattttaaaaatatgggcacaaaaaaaatatatatatatatatacacacacacaggtataaactaaaactaaaaagaaattggtacatatttaaaaaaatggttgtaaattaaaaaatgggtacaaattaaaaagaaatatataataCAAAATAGCCATAAATATGCTgacatataaatatttagaatgGTTAAATAACTTtcaattataaaatttaaatatgctgacatataaatatttttctgcATAAAAAACTAAATCACAAGCTTCTGATAAAAACCGAGTAGTTCTagtatttataatatgaatgcctTTACACTTTGCAGAGATATAAGGTGTCATTCTAGGATTCCATTTCTGGGTACCATGACCAACAAAAAGACtttgatataaaattaaaaaagaataaggttccagaaataaaaaattgagggatgtgaaccaatttctccTTGATTGAAGGACAAAATGTTAAATTTCAGtattaattaagaaatttaataacaaaattattAAATCCTTTCTAAAATCATGCAAAGATTAATACCAAATAGGAttcctaaaataataaaaattattttaactaTTATacctcgatcaaaaattaaaaaagaataaaattttaatcaatgaaattaaaaattaaggaAAGAAAACTTAATTTCTCCTAAAAAGAAAGTTGTAAAAATGAATGACATTATGAAAATTTATCACCATGGCGTAAAAGTTCATTGATGAGATTGTTGTAGTATTTGATTCCTTCCTTGTTAATGCCCCCACTTAGCTTTCCATCTATGATAAGAGAAAATAAACgttaaattatatataatatatatgtaagcATTCTTGGTTATATTATATTGTGGATGCGAAATATAAACTTACTCGGTAACAATCTGGACCATGAAATAGAGAATCTATAAGCATCCAACCCCATATTCTTCATAATTCCCACATCTTCCTATATATAAGAACACAACATTTTATCATCAATGTCTTGTGTTTCTGAAGGCCCCATAATTTAGTCTAACCTATGATGTTGTTGGAATATAATTATTCATTGGACCCGTTTCTTAAGGCCCCATAATTTAGTCTAACCTATGATGTTGTTGGAATATAATTATTCATTGGACCCGTTTCTTAAGGCCCCATAATTTAGTCTAACCTATGATGTTGTTGGAAGATaattattaattggacccttccAACTACAAATTGTCTAGGAGAATAAAGTTAATGTGATTTCTACCTTATAACGGTGATATTCATCATTAGCCACATCTCCATTGCTTCCATCTGTGATCTTCTCTGCATATTATCACCATAGAAGATTTTGAGTATTAATTTAGAGCATAATGACCACGTAAATCCCTATATACaagtatatgtatgtatgtacacCGACCAGTCGCTTTTGTCACCACACAGACTCTCAATTAGTATTTGATTAAAAATTACTACACATACATGCATAGACTGATACTGGATCTTGCAGAATAATTTTCCACTTTTAttcccataaaaaaaataataaattgaaaGGATAACGCTTGTGTTCCTTTATGGGGGATTTACTCGTCCCCCAACTTACAACTAACAAATTTTTACCATCCGAATATCATAATTGGAACCGTTTAGTTTCTTTATTATCATCTCAGATCATATCTAtgaaaaatcattcaatttaGAGTTCGTTGGTCATTCATAtgcataaaaaaattgaatggttTTTCGTATATATGATCTTCAGAtgataaaaagaataaatagGTCCAGTTATGATGTTTAAACAGTAAAAGTTCATTAATCGAAAGTGGGGACAAATAAAATCGCCTGGGGGCAAATAAAATCTCCCAGGGGGATACAAGCATGATCCAAATTGAAATATTCTGCATTTTGGTACTCAATAGttaattggattttttttttttttaagaagggGGAAATCCACGGGGCGGGAAGTATCTTGTAATTAATTTGGGTTTATCATATTCATTATtagttttgtatatgttttATTTATAGTTTCTTTTGAGGaatattcataattttttatatttaattataaacttatttattgaaaCTGAGCGTGTGTTTGATTCTACGTGTATATCACAAAAATAGATACTATTTTGTCTCGTACATAAATCATAAACATACTAGTAATATACTACAAACTATCAAGATTTATATACAAGTATATCCAACATGGAATACATTGAACTGCAtgtacaagaaaaataaaaaatatctaaAAACTTGTAAAATGTAAAAATTTCGAATTATGTACCAAAAGTTATGAGACAATACCAAATTCGAAAACTTCTGAATATTctgaatttgaaaataaaattttgattttgtaatttttgggtTGAAAACTGGAAACCTTGTGCTCAATATGATTCGATTGGTTCGAATCTCTCCTTTATATCTGTAAATCACACCACATGCAAATTGTAGTCACGTGGTTTAGGAAATGGAAAATATTCAGTTCATACTTTTCAATTAAAAACCCACTGAAGGAACCCGTGAAGTAAACTATCGAAcgttaacttttatttttttgacgCCACACTCAATTGGCTGATTTTGTCGCTCATACCGAAAGTACGTGGATCAATATACAGACAAAACTGATACAATTGTTAATTCACTGATCTATAATATAGGTGAATCATGCGTGTATATAGACTTTACATATGCCTGTTATAAATATTAGTTTTTGtgtaacattaaaaaaaatgttaattaaaaacaaaaagaatgaaTTCACTAATATATACTCCTTGGAAATGATTTCAAGTTAAATCTGCATATGTAGCTAATTATTTGACTAGACATACACACCTGGATATTTGTGGGTGTAGGTGTCCCATATGCTTGGTCCTCTACCATCTTCTCTAGCAGCACCTTCATActagagaaaaataaaacacacacacacgtacaaGAGTGCAAACCAATATTAATTAATGTCAACACTAATGCATGATGTTTGGTCTGACATTGAAAGAATAGTCTGATAAACTAACCAAAACTCAAATTAAagggtaattaattaattaattactaagcCTCTGCAGAAGGATTGGAGAGTTTTTTTCAGTGTCCTTGGAaacaaagtggtacatcacgtattATCTGGGcgatgctatccacacactctttttttaaatatgtcaTTTGATCCTCTTCAATTCTTTCGATTGACGACCGAAAGTTGAGATGAGTATGTGAAAGGTAAAATGATGTGTGAATAGCATCACCCATGTCATAATACAAATAGAGGAATACTGAAAAGTATATTCTTTCTCCACTTATACTATGACATATGATGTAGTAGCTTTTATTCCAAATTCACACAAAAATCGGTTAAATGACTGACCTGGTAAGATGCTGAAGCAGTGCCAAATATAAACCCTGCTGGAAAACTGCTCCTGTTGAGGAAAGCAGTGTCATAACGACTGGGCGTAATCGCAGCTTTACTACTTGTCAATGCAACGCCAACTAGAAGCAGCAGCACACATGACAGAGGAGACCCTAATTGCAGTGACATAACTTGTAAGTTTTGGTGATTTAGATGCATTGGCTCTTCCTGGCTTGGTGCTCATATATATAGAGCCTAGATCCAAGAGGAGGAAGTACACACTTGAAAGAGTTAATTAAATGGCTACTAGTTTATTTATTAATGGGAGACTTTGGACCTTAGTTataaatattctttgattgaaatcttgttggtttttaattttttattaaggtccctgaaattaatgtgataatttatttctatgtacgttactatattttttaaattaaaattagaaattttagttgtttatataaatgagaatttcaataaaaaaaaccttaatttgtgggattaaaaatattaaaatataaatatactattgtgtgtgtgtgtgtgtgtgtgtgtataaacatgggtacattcatcaaaattaacaaaaaaaattattgtatcaaaacatgggtacattcttcaaaatcacaaaaaaaaaagatattagacttaataacattagtaaatttcttcgattaaacttgacatggatacattttaaaatcaaagaaaaaagaatgtacccatataagtttaaaaatggattagaaaaaaattgaatagattttatataaaaaaaagggtacgttttacatataacaaattggtatatttaagaatgagtacattttaagattaaaaagttttacatgaatgggtacatataattagcatgggtacatttagcaaaataaaaagtacaaatacaaaaaaaaatatgggtacaaatacaaataaactttaaaaaatatgggcacaaaaagaaattaacatatgggtacaaattaaaacagaaaagaaaattggtacaagttaaaaaagaattacaaattaaaaatgggtacaaactaaaactaaaaatatatgataaaaaatttagtaataaatataaatatactaattgtaacatttttaacattaaatgaatatatttagacataaaaatatattttattattgaaataattaatgatgctattaatacccaaggattttgatcaaaaattgaaaagaaatatgattttaatcaatggagtagcaaaagaaatgatgaaaacctaatttctcctttatTAATACTAGTCTTTGATTGGATATGAAACCTTtacaatatttttatataaaataaatattctGAGAAGCTACAagcactagtagaaaaaacagTTTGCGCAATGAGATTTTGAGCGACGAAACAAATTTCGTTGCCTAAGTGGCACTTACGCAACGAAACCATAGATTGGTCGAGCAAAAATGGTAggatactaaaaaaaaaacaaaacaaagcaaaaagaACTCTATGCTACGAAAATATTCGTCGCGTAAGAGTACTTCGCGCAACAAACACGGGTGTTCGTCGCGCAAGAAAAAGCAGGAAGACAAATTTTGGCACCAAATGTTTGCGCGACAAATATTTCCACATATTCCTCACGCAAAGTTTCACTGGAACGGTCAGATGCCCTTCAACTGCTCCCAGTGCGCATTTATAACGCATTTTGAGCAACCAAGTGGTTTGTCACTCAAAGTGTTACGGGTTCTATATAAACACAATTTTAGAACCCAAGTTTTCAAAGTTGCGTGGGAGAAGGCTCTCGCGAAGGGAAAGGTAAAAAAGATATTTATTGTTGATCGAATTAGTTGTTTTATATTTGAtatggttggattttttttttttttttttgaagtctattacttttaaaattttgttggtAGAAAAAGAATGAGGAAAAGTATGTTGCGAATAGAGAAGTACCGTCATAAGCAATTGCCGTcatttgaagacaaaagtaaGGCTAATGCGTACCCCGAACTTAGGTTTGATATTGGGGGTTTGGTGCAGAACCAATGTTCTACCGAGTTTGATTCTTGGAAAATGGTGCCTGAGGAGTTGAAGAAGTCCATGGTGGGGGAGTTACCGGAAAGTTTATATTAAAGAAtgtataattatttttgttaaaaagtaGTATTTCTTTATATTACTAATTTATTTCTATTGGCATTAATATAGGTTCATTATAATGTTGATGAAACCGAGAAGAAGCAGCAGAAGTATTTGGATGACCTTTTCAAAATGATTCGTGCAAAAGTAATATGTATAATTTGGTTTCAGCTGCAAAGGTAGAAAGTGCAGTAAAACTGCAGAATCCGCCTCTTCACCTCATCccccttcatttttcttcaatcCGGCATCCGTCACTTCCATTTTCTTCTCTAGGTTGGTCAAGCTATCTCGGTGTGCCTGGTAAACGTTTTTTTGTTAGGGTAAAAATATTAATGTCGATTTGTCCTAACACCATGAAATTCGTTATCTTAGGGATATTGTGTGTGATTAGCGATTGGTGGAGAAGGATTTGGAAGGTAGTTTcttcattttatttaaaaaaatatataaaaataattaaattatgttgaaattatgttgttatgtttatattatgttgtgaaattatatttatattatgttgttaaatgtgtCGTGACGTACAAGTATGTGTTGTGATGTACGAAGTTAATTGTAATTAACTtcgtacttgttttttttttagtaaaacttagtttcccgttcaaggattagttggatttcgtgCATGGATGCAAAAGCATGACTACGGTCCAATTGATTCTTAAATTGTCCCAGTATTTGGACAGTTTGGGAATGCACAGTTATGGCGCGTAGTTTATGGTTCAAGGATTAGGTTTTGATTATGGGGATTTCGGTGTCATCTCTGTACATTCTTTGGGTGGCACATAGGTATTTCATATCTACGTTGTCCATCTAAAGAACTGTACCGAGATGTTGTCGAAATTCATCCACATCAAAATCTAATATAATGTAGCCGTAAATTACGTGACGTAACTTTGCGTTCCCAAATAGGATAGGCCCCTTACCGAAGGCATAAGGTGACAATATCATTTGTACgaagttgttgtgattgttgtacTGTTATTGTGGTTGCAGGAATTATGGACAGAACGTGGATACAAAACCCAAATAGATGCGTGGACAAATACTTGAATGAAATCAaggattttattgactttgcaCGTACACACAACCCGGATGCAACTAGAATCCGATGTCTttgtaggaggtgtaacaacacgTTAAGGGACATAATTGAAAATGTTCaatttcatttagtaaggaatAGAATGGTAGATACCTATAATACTTGGAATCATCATGGGGAACAATTAGACAATGTTTCGGCTTCAAACGCCACACAAGTGGGCAATGTTAAACTTAATATGGATCTtaatgaacaagtcatggatATTATAAATGATGCTTTTCCATTTGCATCGACAAACACCAATTAGGAAGAAGAAGATCACGTGCCTACACCAATAGACAATGCAGACTttgaacaatatgaaaaactattaaaaaatgccaACCAAGAGTTATACCTAGGGTGCGAGAGCTTTTCGATTCTCACGGCCATTGTGAAACTAATGCACAGAAAAATAAAGTATTGTATGTTGAACCAGTGTTTCGAttactttttgggggttttgaGAATGCTTCCAAAAGACAATTGTTTGCCAGAAGACCATAGAAACGTGCAAAAGGTGTTGAATGGTCTCAGATTGGGTTATGAAAAAATTCATGAATgcaaaaacaattgtattttattctacaaAGAGAATAAGGGATTGGATAAATACCCTATATGTAATGAGTCGAGGTTCAAAATGACATCTCAGAATAGAACGACTGAGATCCCATAAAAAGTCATACGTTATTTGCCTTTGAAACCTAGGTTGCAGCGATTGTATATATCGATGCATACTGCCATTGACATAAGATGGCATAAGGAAAAACAGATAGACGACGATGTGATGAGGCATCCTACTGATGGGGAAGCATGGAAGGAGTTCGATCGAACGTA
This window harbors:
- the LOC126583184 gene encoding beta-glucosidase 12-like isoform X1; protein product: MHLNHQNLQVMSLQLGSPLSCVLLLLVGVALTSSKAAITPSRYDTAFLNRSSFPAGFIFGTASASYQYEGAAREDGRGPSIWDTYTHKYPEKITDGSNGDVANDEYHRYKEDVGIMKNMGLDAYRFSISWSRLLPNGKLSGGINKEGIKYYNNLINELLRHGVKPFVTLFHFDLPQALEDEYGGFLSPKIVQHFRDYAKLCYNEFGDRVKHWITLNEPWTYSNGGYASGFLAPGRCSAWQQLNCTGGNSATEPYLVAHHQLLAHAAAVKVYKDKYQASQKGLISITLASLWFVPVSDAKHQKNAALRSLDFMFGWFMEPLTSGDYPHSMRSLVGSRLPKFTKEQSKLLKGSFDFLGLNYYTAYYASYAPSNNSVNASYLTDARSNQSPEKNGVPIGPKAASDWLYVYPRGIQDLLLYTKEKYHDPLIYITENGVDEFNDPKLSLVEALNDTQRVYYYYHHIYYLHRAIKDGVNVKGYFAWSLLDNFEWNSGYTVRFGINYVDYNDNRKRYPKLSAHWFKSFLKKY
- the LOC126583184 gene encoding beta-glucosidase 12-like isoform X2; amino-acid sequence: MHLNHQNLQVMSLQLGSPLSCVLLLLVGVALTSSKAAITPSRYDTAFLNRSSFPAGFIFGTASASYQYEGAAREDGRGPSIWDTYTHKYPEKITDGSNGDVANDEYHRYKEDVGIMKNMGLDAYRFSISWSRLLPNGKLSGGINKEGIKYYNNLINELLRHALEDEYGGFLSPKIVQHFRDYAKLCYNEFGDRVKHWITLNEPWTYSNGGYASGFLAPGRCSAWQQLNCTGGNSATEPYLVAHHQLLAHAAAVKVYKDKYQASQKGLISITLASLWFVPVSDAKHQKNAALRSLDFMFGWFMEPLTSGDYPHSMRSLVGSRLPKFTKEQSKLLKGSFDFLGLNYYTAYYASYAPSNNSVNASYLTDARSNQSPEKNGVPIGPKAASDWLYVYPRGIQDLLLYTKEKYHDPLIYITENGVDEFNDPKLSLVEALNDTQRVYYYYHHIYYLHRAIKDGVNVKGYFAWSLLDNFEWNSGYTVRFGINYVDYNDNRKRYPKLSAHWFKSFLKKY
- the LOC126583184 gene encoding beta-glucosidase 12-like isoform X3 codes for the protein MHLNHQNLQVMSLQLGSPLSCVLLLLVGVALTSSKAAITPSRYDTAFLNRSSFPAGFIFGTASASYQYEGAAREDGRGPSIWDTYTHKYPEKITDGSNGDVANDEYHRYKEDVGIMKNMGLDAYRFSISWSRLLPNGKLSGGINKEGIKYYNNLINELLRHDCRQHFRDYAKLCYNEFGDRVKHWITLNEPWTYSNGGYASGFLAPGRCSAWQQLNCTGGNSATEPYLVAHHQLLAHAAAVKVYKDKYQASQKGLISITLASLWFVPVSDAKHQKNAALRSLDFMFGWFMEPLTSGDYPHSMRSLVGSRLPKFTKEQSKLLKGSFDFLGLNYYTAYYASYAPSNNSVNASYLTDARSNQSPEKNGVPIGPKAASDWLYVYPRGIQDLLLYTKEKYHDPLIYITENGVDEFNDPKLSLVEALNDTQRVYYYYHHIYYLHRAIKDGVNVKGYFAWSLLDNFEWNSGYTVRFGINYVDYNDNRKRYPKLSAHWFKSFLKKY